The Siphonobacter curvatus genome includes a window with the following:
- a CDS encoding VOC family protein, with the protein MSGSFKVNAGIITPKLAESKAFYQNVLDFTVLFENDFFVLLQQPRGTAEISFLLPDHPSQQPLFHPSFAGTGVYLTIEIPDVEQQYARIKSLGIPIHIDLRKEPWGDNHFAIVDPNGISIDLVTYQSPA; encoded by the coding sequence ATGTCTGGATCTTTCAAGGTGAACGCAGGAATCATCACACCGAAGCTCGCGGAGAGCAAAGCATTTTACCAAAACGTACTGGATTTTACGGTCCTATTTGAAAACGACTTTTTCGTATTGTTGCAACAGCCTAGGGGTACGGCAGAAATTAGCTTCCTCTTGCCCGATCATCCTTCGCAACAGCCGCTATTTCATCCGTCTTTTGCCGGAACGGGCGTTTACCTAACCATCGAAATTCCTGATGTTGAGCAGCAGTATGCACGCATCAAAAGCTTGGGCATACCTATCCACATTGATTTACGAAAAGAACCTTGGGGAGATAATCATTTTGCGATTGTTGATCCCAATGGAATCAGTATTGATCTGGTTACTTATCAGAGCCCAGCGTAA
- a CDS encoding 5'-nucleotidase C-terminal domain-containing protein, translating into MHKHTWPLLLGMFVVSACSSTHYYAARSTGSALLEVTDQANPSLVSGPSSNLANYLQTYHDSLDRSMNQVLVQSAKYLKKGGVESELGDLLTDLFREQAQKRYGATIDLAHMNNGGIRAELPAGNITLRNVYEIMPFDNDLVVLTVSGETMRQFIEYLAARLDPQSGLKLVVDKETKKPLEIYVQGQPFDSQKTYRILVSDYVATGGDSAFFLKNSLKSEPLNYLMRDAIRDYFVSKGQQNQILNPQLDGRTTLR; encoded by the coding sequence ATGCATAAACACACCTGGCCCCTTCTCCTGGGAATGTTTGTCGTATCTGCGTGCTCCAGTACGCATTACTACGCGGCACGTTCCACGGGATCGGCATTACTGGAAGTAACGGATCAGGCCAACCCTTCGCTGGTTTCCGGGCCGAGTTCCAATCTAGCCAACTACCTGCAAACGTACCATGATAGTCTGGATCGTTCCATGAATCAGGTGCTGGTACAATCCGCTAAATACCTTAAAAAAGGAGGTGTAGAATCCGAATTGGGTGATCTACTGACGGATTTATTTCGCGAGCAGGCCCAGAAACGATACGGAGCTACGATTGATTTGGCTCACATGAATAACGGAGGAATTCGAGCCGAACTTCCCGCGGGCAATATTACGCTACGGAATGTGTACGAAATCATGCCTTTCGACAATGATTTGGTGGTACTGACGGTATCGGGCGAAACGATGCGTCAGTTTATCGAATACCTTGCCGCCCGTCTGGACCCGCAGTCTGGTCTGAAGCTGGTAGTGGATAAGGAGACTAAAAAACCACTGGAAATCTACGTACAGGGTCAGCCCTTCGACTCGCAAAAAACCTACCGTATTCTGGTAAGCGACTACGTAGCTACGGGTGGCGATAGTGCCTTTTTCCTGAAAAATAGCCTGAAATCAGAGCCGTTGAATTACCTCATGCGGGACGCCATACGCGATTATTTCGTTAGTAAAGGTCAGCAAAATCAAATTCTTAATCCCCAGCTGGACGGTCGTACTACCCTCCGCTAA
- a CDS encoding bifunctional metallophosphatase/5'-nucleotidase, which produces MRSDRRHFFRQLTGLSGALVLGSFEGWSQTQADSLKLTILHTNDTHSHLDPFPPGDRNAGKGGVVNRARLLSKIRQEESHVLLFDAGDIFQGTPYFNLFHGEPEVQSLSMLGYDAITMGNHDFDGGMEVYAKQIREHATFPVLVANYDFKNTPLQDLVKPYKIFKVNGLRIGVFGLGIQPKGLIPAKLFGDTQYLDPLTKANEVAAFLRNEEKCSLVICLSHLGFKGSAGEIIDPILAAQSRHIDLIIGGHTHTFLPEPKVFTNLDGKPVLVNQVGFGGINLGRLDFTFDRVTKQVFSSGNNLTVA; this is translated from the coding sequence ATGCGTTCTGATCGTCGCCATTTTTTTCGACAACTCACGGGTTTAAGCGGAGCCTTAGTGCTGGGTAGCTTTGAGGGCTGGTCCCAAACACAGGCCGATTCGCTCAAACTAACTATTCTACATACCAACGATACGCATAGTCACCTCGACCCCTTTCCGCCCGGTGACCGTAATGCCGGTAAAGGTGGTGTCGTCAACCGGGCTCGTTTACTCAGTAAAATCCGGCAGGAAGAGTCTCACGTACTGCTGTTCGATGCCGGGGATATTTTCCAGGGTACGCCCTATTTTAATCTTTTCCATGGAGAGCCGGAAGTACAGAGCCTGAGTATGCTAGGATACGACGCCATTACGATGGGCAACCATGATTTTGACGGCGGTATGGAGGTATACGCCAAACAAATTCGGGAGCACGCAACTTTCCCCGTCCTGGTAGCTAATTATGATTTCAAAAACACCCCGCTACAGGATTTAGTAAAGCCGTACAAAATCTTCAAAGTCAACGGCCTACGCATCGGCGTTTTTGGTCTGGGCATTCAACCCAAGGGATTAATTCCGGCGAAATTATTCGGCGATACGCAGTACCTTGACCCCTTGACTAAGGCGAATGAAGTAGCGGCGTTTCTGCGGAACGAGGAAAAGTGCAGTTTAGTCATTTGCCTTTCTCATTTGGGCTTCAAAGGTAGTGCCGGAGAGATAATCGATCCGATTTTGGCTGCTCAGTCCCGGCATATCGATCTCATTATCGGTGGGCATACCCATACCTTTTTACCCGAACCCAAAGTCTTTACCAACCTGGATGGCAAGCCTGTACTCGTGAATCAGGTAGGCTTTGGCGGTATCAATCTGGGGCGTCTGGACTTTACATTTGATCGTGTGACCAAACAGGTATTTTCTTCAGGGAATAATTTGACGGTTGCTTAA
- a CDS encoding SGNH/GDSL hydrolase family protein, with translation MKKLLYLVSIFLVCGGSAPRSISWLALGDSITYLNDHTDETQHRISKGYLTLITERHPRIQYINQGHNGWSSVQIAQKIESLGLVKADVFTVFLGTNDWWQGKPLGTLADYEQHTGAETIYGSFRIILDKFKQLNESARVILITPMQRVDFVYINNFKNQAYGSYQEKNGQRLEQVVEAINQIGKLEKYPVVDLYHDSDLALKKLVRFKRLKDPQTGQYRDYPYPDFIGVPFNPDTDDYPYPKEAAALTYDGLHPSDAGYQIIADRLLGKWRGRK, from the coding sequence ATGAAAAAATTACTTTATCTGGTCAGCATATTTCTAGTTTGTGGGGGTTCGGCCCCCCGTAGCATCAGCTGGCTGGCGTTGGGTGACTCCATTACATACCTTAATGACCACACGGATGAAACGCAACATCGCATATCCAAGGGTTACCTAACGCTCATTACGGAACGACACCCGCGAATCCAGTATATCAACCAGGGACATAATGGATGGTCATCCGTACAGATTGCCCAGAAGATCGAATCACTGGGGCTGGTGAAAGCGGATGTATTCACCGTTTTTCTGGGCACGAACGACTGGTGGCAGGGAAAGCCCCTGGGCACGCTGGCGGATTATGAACAGCATACCGGAGCCGAAACCATTTACGGTTCCTTTCGTATCATTCTGGATAAGTTCAAACAGCTCAATGAATCCGCAAGGGTCATTCTGATTACGCCGATGCAGCGGGTAGATTTTGTGTACATCAATAATTTCAAGAATCAGGCGTATGGTTCGTATCAGGAAAAAAATGGACAGCGACTGGAACAGGTCGTTGAGGCTATTAACCAAATTGGAAAGCTGGAGAAGTACCCCGTCGTTGACCTCTACCACGATTCGGATTTGGCTCTGAAAAAACTCGTCCGCTTCAAACGCCTGAAAGATCCCCAAACGGGTCAGTACCGCGACTATCCTTATCCTGACTTCATCGGCGTACCCTTCAATCCCGATACTGATGACTATCCCTACCCCAAAGAAGCCGCTGCCCTGACCTACGATGGTTTGCATCCTTCCGACGCCGGCTACCAGATCATCGCCGACCGTTTACTGGGTAAATGGCGGGGACGGAAGTAA
- a CDS encoding carboxypeptidase regulatory-like domain-containing protein, with protein MKKSLLLAILVVLGTCWLAQPSFAQTTQASIFGVIYEKDNAPLPGATVQIKNESTGFTTGTVTNAKGEYSFKELPLGGPYLVRATFVGYGEQKRTGYMLNQGDAIRVNLTMQEGEQSLQVVEVVASGLKNKIEDIGTATAISAKAMLTLPVNGRNYRSLMDLSPLSRGDNLSGQLASSTNFTIDGMTAKNPTSAGATTSRSGAPYSISMEAIREFKVVTNQYDVTFGRAGGGTVSVVTKAGTNKFTGSIFNYTRANWLSSPYDIRGNKRDAPFSTNQYGFSLGGPIIKDKLHFFMVWDHQQDSRPLIIADIRTATDESRFNVTTATLDQYITIARNKYGMSPEGRQYGNFDKKRGSDAAFARIDWQINNKHLLTLRNNFTSDVNKLGLADNTAINLYESYGNDYNVDNSLLATLRSTLNPRMTNELKLQHLYTYQKSSPGDQLPGANIPRAIVENVASTLTGGRNATTNIQMGGHRFAQERFRNNVIQLVDNLYYNTDKVQYTFGFDVMYTNAYSVYGSEVNGRFHYNTEVDPTTGGTITALENFNNLKPYRYYREVPLMDDWGVTGKTLNAGIYGQMQTKIARGLDMTAGLRLDYTHYPSSPLNQDLLNELGIRTDNKLKAFVVQPRLQFTWDVNERHTDYVRFGGGVFASDINNYMVINNLTFDGKHLATVDVRGANVPRPDFNAYRNNYGSIPSLAQFQLPTINTYGPDVRIPVVYKANLSYSRFLTDRLRVGIAGYMSLGRNNYTYVDRNMAVEPFFRLSQEGNRGVYVPLNSMPTSGVPDWLEGRISKKYGRVLELVSEGKVNQFAFVADATYRYFRDGEITASYTWNDIRDNTSFNGNVANSATLSLPVVDDPRNLSRVTYSDGHFRSKVVLAATLPSFYGITIGVRYSGIGGTRYSILSGANNNGDFVGTNDLAYIFSRTNGSVPENVRTGLQAILDNPDASQSIKNYILKYEGKIAERNGGINGFYGTFDVRANKKFKLYKNHALEISADVFNFSNLLNKNWGVTKTLGTQTLYGLQAAGFDKTAARFNYRVNTAGVVNPSGNPYQIQLGARYSF; from the coding sequence ATGAAAAAATCTTTATTACTCGCCATCCTGGTTGTTTTGGGTACGTGCTGGCTTGCTCAGCCCTCGTTTGCCCAAACGACGCAAGCCTCGATTTTCGGGGTTATTTATGAAAAAGATAACGCACCCTTACCGGGAGCAACCGTTCAGATCAAAAACGAATCGACGGGCTTTACGACCGGAACCGTTACGAATGCCAAAGGTGAATACTCTTTTAAAGAGCTTCCCCTGGGTGGTCCCTATCTGGTGCGTGCCACCTTCGTTGGTTACGGTGAACAAAAGCGAACGGGCTATATGCTCAACCAGGGTGACGCCATCCGCGTGAACCTGACCATGCAGGAAGGTGAACAAAGCTTACAGGTAGTTGAAGTTGTCGCTTCCGGTCTGAAAAACAAGATCGAAGATATCGGTACGGCGACGGCCATTTCAGCAAAAGCCATGTTGACACTACCTGTAAACGGTCGGAACTACCGCTCTCTGATGGACCTTTCTCCGCTGAGTCGTGGGGATAACCTTTCGGGTCAGTTAGCTTCTTCCACCAACTTTACCATTGATGGGATGACGGCTAAAAACCCGACCTCGGCCGGAGCCACCACCAGCCGAAGCGGGGCTCCATACTCGATTTCCATGGAAGCCATTCGGGAGTTTAAAGTCGTGACCAACCAGTATGACGTAACCTTCGGCCGGGCCGGGGGTGGTACGGTGAGTGTGGTAACGAAAGCCGGTACCAACAAATTTACAGGAAGCATTTTCAACTATACGCGGGCGAACTGGCTGTCAAGCCCCTATGATATTCGGGGGAACAAACGCGATGCTCCTTTCTCAACGAATCAGTACGGTTTCTCGCTGGGCGGTCCGATCATTAAGGACAAACTACACTTTTTCATGGTATGGGATCACCAGCAGGATTCCCGCCCGCTGATCATTGCGGACATTCGGACGGCTACCGATGAAAGCCGTTTTAACGTAACAACCGCTACCCTCGATCAGTACATTACCATTGCCCGTAACAAGTACGGTATGTCGCCCGAAGGTCGACAGTACGGTAATTTTGATAAAAAACGTGGTTCGGACGCAGCCTTTGCCCGGATCGACTGGCAGATCAACAACAAGCACCTGCTGACCCTGCGGAATAACTTTACCAGCGACGTTAATAAATTAGGTTTAGCCGATAACACGGCCATCAACCTGTATGAATCGTACGGTAACGATTACAACGTAGACAACAGCTTGCTGGCTACCTTACGCAGTACGCTGAATCCGCGGATGACCAATGAGCTGAAACTTCAGCACCTGTATACCTACCAGAAAAGTAGCCCCGGTGATCAATTGCCCGGAGCCAACATCCCCCGGGCGATCGTCGAAAACGTCGCATCTACCCTAACTGGAGGCCGGAATGCTACGACGAACATCCAGATGGGTGGTCACCGTTTTGCTCAGGAACGTTTCCGCAACAACGTCATTCAGTTGGTAGACAACCTGTATTACAACACCGACAAAGTACAGTATACCTTTGGCTTTGACGTGATGTACACCAATGCTTATTCGGTGTACGGTAGTGAAGTAAATGGTCGCTTCCACTATAATACGGAGGTAGATCCAACCACGGGCGGTACGATTACGGCTCTGGAAAACTTCAACAACCTGAAGCCTTACCGCTACTACCGCGAAGTGCCTTTGATGGATGACTGGGGTGTAACGGGTAAAACGCTTAACGCGGGTATTTACGGACAAATGCAAACCAAGATTGCCCGCGGTCTGGACATGACGGCCGGTCTGCGTCTGGATTATACGCATTACCCTTCTTCTCCGCTTAATCAGGATTTGCTTAACGAACTGGGTATTCGTACCGATAACAAACTGAAGGCTTTTGTCGTACAGCCTCGTCTGCAATTTACTTGGGATGTGAACGAGCGTCACACCGATTATGTACGTTTTGGCGGGGGGGTATTTGCTTCCGACATCAACAACTACATGGTTATCAATAACCTAACCTTTGACGGTAAGCACCTGGCTACCGTGGATGTTCGGGGAGCAAACGTGCCGAGACCGGACTTCAATGCGTACCGGAATAATTACGGTAGTATTCCAAGTCTGGCTCAGTTTCAATTGCCTACCATCAACACCTATGGTCCGGATGTTCGTATTCCCGTGGTGTACAAAGCAAACCTGTCGTACAGCCGCTTCCTGACGGATCGTCTTCGCGTAGGAATCGCCGGATATATGTCACTGGGTCGTAACAACTACACCTACGTAGATCGCAACATGGCGGTAGAGCCTTTCTTCCGCCTGTCACAAGAAGGCAATCGGGGCGTGTACGTACCTTTGAACAGCATGCCGACGAGTGGTGTACCCGATTGGCTGGAAGGTCGAATCAGCAAGAAATATGGTCGCGTCCTGGAGTTGGTTAGCGAAGGAAAAGTAAACCAGTTTGCTTTCGTAGCTGATGCCACGTACCGTTACTTCCGGGATGGGGAAATCACGGCCAGCTATACCTGGAACGACATCCGCGATAATACGTCCTTTAACGGAAACGTAGCCAACTCAGCAACCCTGTCCCTGCCCGTAGTAGATGACCCACGTAACCTGAGCCGGGTGACGTATTCAGACGGTCATTTCCGCAGTAAAGTGGTCTTGGCCGCTACGCTGCCTTCCTTCTACGGTATCACGATTGGGGTTCGTTACTCCGGCATCGGCGGTACGCGTTACTCGATATTGTCAGGAGCGAATAACAACGGTGACTTTGTGGGTACGAACGATCTGGCCTATATTTTCAGCCGTACCAACGGTAGCGTTCCTGAGAACGTACGTACGGGCCTACAGGCGATTTTGGATAACCCTGACGCTAGTCAGAGCATCAAAAATTACATCCTGAAATACGAAGGAAAAATTGCGGAGCGTAATGGTGGAATCAATGGTTTCTACGGTACGTTCGACGTACGGGCCAACAAGAAGTTCAAGCTTTATAAAAACCACGCACTGGAAATCTCAGCGGACGTATTCAACTTCTCGAACCTGTTGAACAAAAACTGGGGTGTAACGAAGACGTTGGGTACGCAGACGCTGTATGGTTTGCAAGCCGCTGGCTTCGATAAAACGGCTGCTCGTTTCAACTACCGCGTGAACACCGCGGGTGTCGTGAACCCCTCTGGTAACCCTTACCAGATTCAGCTGGGAGCCCGGTACAGCTTCTAG